A stretch of Gallus gallus isolate bGalGal1 chromosome 2, bGalGal1.mat.broiler.GRCg7b, whole genome shotgun sequence DNA encodes these proteins:
- the HEY1 gene encoding hairy/enhancer-of-split related with YRPW motif protein 1 isoform X1, producing MGETGAGRGAGRAPGALLPRALLPRAARRPLGGRPRAAAMKRAHPEYSSSDSEELDEAVEVEKESADENGNLSSTAGSASPSATSQILARKRRRGIIEKRRRDRINNSLSELRRLVPSAFEKQVGRRLSGALPAAPGLCPQLPPLSPQGSAKLEKAEILQMTVDHLKMLHTAGGKGYFDAHALAMDYRSLGFRECLAEVARYLSIIEGLDASDPLRVRLVSHLNNYASQREAASGAHAGIGHIPWGNAFGHHPHISHPLLLPQNGPGNTSTTASSSEPHHQGRIAASHAETSSLRVPPNGSVGPVLPVVTSTTKLSPPLLSSMASLSAFPFSFGSFHLLSPNMLSPSAPTQSANLGKPYRPWGTEIGAF from the exons ATGGGGGAGACGGGCGCGGGGCGAGGCGCGGGGCGCGCGCCGGGCGCCCTCCTGCCGCGCGCCCTCCTGCcgcgcgccgcccgccgcccgctcgGCGGCCGCCCGCGCGCCGCCGCCATGAAGCGGGCGCACCCCGAGTACAGCTCGTCGGACAGCGAGGAGCTGGACGAGGCCGTGGAGGTGGAGAAGGAGAGCGCGGACGAGAACGG GAACCTGAGCTCGACCGCGGGCTCCGCGTCGCCGTCCGCCACCTCGCAGATCCTGGCCAGGAAGCGGCGCCGAGGG ATCATCGAGAAGCGCCGCCGCGACCGCATCAACAACAGCCTGTCCGAGCTGCGCCGGCTGGTGCCCAGCGCCTTCGAGAAGCAGGTAGGCAGGCGGCTGAGCGGGGCTCTGCCCGCCGCGCCGGGGCTCTGCCCGCAGCTCCCGCCCCTCTCTCCTCAGGGATCGGCCAAGCTGGAGAAAGCCGAGATCCTGCAGATGACCGTGGATCACCTGAAGATGCTGCACACGGCCGGAGGGAAAG GTTATTTCGATGCTCATGCTTTGGCTATGGACTACCGGAGTCTCGGGTTCCGAGAGTGCCTGGCTGAAGTGGCTCGATACTTGAGCATTATAGAGGGCCTGGATGCCTCTGACCCGCTGCGGGTCCGACTCGTGTCTCACCTCAATAACTACGCCTCTCAGCGGGAAGCAGCGAGCGGTGCGCATGCCGGCATTGGACACATTCCTTGGGGCAACGCCTTTGGACATCACCCTCACATATCTCACCCATTGCTGCTGCCTCAAAATGGGCCCGGCAATACCAGCACCACAGCATCTTCTTCAGAACCGCATCACCAGGGCAGAATCGCCGCCTCACATGCTGAAACTTCCTCACTCAGAGTGCCCCCAAATGGCAGCGTCGGACCAGTGCTCCCCGTGGTCACATCTACTACCAAACtgtctcctcctcttctctcctccatGGCGTCGCTGTCTGCGTTCCCCTTTTCGTTCGGCTCCTTCCATCTACTGTCCCCCAATATGCTGAGCCCGTCTGCACCAACACAATCAGCAAACCTTGGCAAACCATACAGACCGTGGGGGACTGAGATCGGAGCCTTCTAA
- the HEY1 gene encoding hairy/enhancer-of-split related with YRPW motif protein 1 isoform X2, whose translation MGETGAGRGAGRAPGALLPRALLPRAARRPLGGRPRAAAMKRAHPEYSSSDSEELDEAVEVEKESADENGNLSSTAGSASPSATSQILARKRRRGIIEKRRRDRINNSLSELRRLVPSAFEKQGSAKLEKAEILQMTVDHLKMLHTAGGKGYFDAHALAMDYRSLGFRECLAEVARYLSIIEGLDASDPLRVRLVSHLNNYASQREAASGAHAGIGHIPWGNAFGHHPHISHPLLLPQNGPGNTSTTASSSEPHHQGRIAASHAETSSLRVPPNGSVGPVLPVVTSTTKLSPPLLSSMASLSAFPFSFGSFHLLSPNMLSPSAPTQSANLGKPYRPWGTEIGAF comes from the exons ATGGGGGAGACGGGCGCGGGGCGAGGCGCGGGGCGCGCGCCGGGCGCCCTCCTGCCGCGCGCCCTCCTGCcgcgcgccgcccgccgcccgctcgGCGGCCGCCCGCGCGCCGCCGCCATGAAGCGGGCGCACCCCGAGTACAGCTCGTCGGACAGCGAGGAGCTGGACGAGGCCGTGGAGGTGGAGAAGGAGAGCGCGGACGAGAACGG GAACCTGAGCTCGACCGCGGGCTCCGCGTCGCCGTCCGCCACCTCGCAGATCCTGGCCAGGAAGCGGCGCCGAGGG ATCATCGAGAAGCGCCGCCGCGACCGCATCAACAACAGCCTGTCCGAGCTGCGCCGGCTGGTGCCCAGCGCCTTCGAGAAGCAG GGATCGGCCAAGCTGGAGAAAGCCGAGATCCTGCAGATGACCGTGGATCACCTGAAGATGCTGCACACGGCCGGAGGGAAAG GTTATTTCGATGCTCATGCTTTGGCTATGGACTACCGGAGTCTCGGGTTCCGAGAGTGCCTGGCTGAAGTGGCTCGATACTTGAGCATTATAGAGGGCCTGGATGCCTCTGACCCGCTGCGGGTCCGACTCGTGTCTCACCTCAATAACTACGCCTCTCAGCGGGAAGCAGCGAGCGGTGCGCATGCCGGCATTGGACACATTCCTTGGGGCAACGCCTTTGGACATCACCCTCACATATCTCACCCATTGCTGCTGCCTCAAAATGGGCCCGGCAATACCAGCACCACAGCATCTTCTTCAGAACCGCATCACCAGGGCAGAATCGCCGCCTCACATGCTGAAACTTCCTCACTCAGAGTGCCCCCAAATGGCAGCGTCGGACCAGTGCTCCCCGTGGTCACATCTACTACCAAACtgtctcctcctcttctctcctccatGGCGTCGCTGTCTGCGTTCCCCTTTTCGTTCGGCTCCTTCCATCTACTGTCCCCCAATATGCTGAGCCCGTCTGCACCAACACAATCAGCAAACCTTGGCAAACCATACAGACCGTGGGGGACTGAGATCGGAGCCTTCTAA